Proteins encoded by one window of Chondromyces crocatus:
- a CDS encoding IgGFc-binding protein, with translation MKTAINAPGACFAAFVANTWDRPVKISVERNGIQYNAANFAYIPVVQGQSVDYEPYDDAAGLDVGQVAILFLSRNNSGGPVAPPCPRTPAVSAETGVNTTGMGNAFRIETDYPVVAYQLVPFGGGQTNVTGASLLLPTSAWDTNYITINGFASSEPEVQNGNPSLTVVASRDGTEVNLLPGVNVVGGNGIPATVAGTMATYSLDKGRFLQITQPEELTGSPISSNHPVGVWGAHSCMMVPNTGVADCDSSQQQLAPVRALGSEYAPAPYVKRGANDPPFYRLIGAVDGTQLTWTPSAPPGAPTSLSLGQVAQFSAPDAFVVRSQDSSHPFYAGQYMTGGAQFAGSTAGIGDPEWVTVIPPSQFMDYYAFFTDATYPETSIVVVRTRSKVDGSFADVTLDCTGPLTGWQPFGDYEYTQVRLVTGNFQSVDGCMNGRHEMSSTLPFGVTVWGWGTTSTTSLVSYAYPAGAGFQPINEVEIPTAPQ, from the coding sequence GTGAAGACGGCCATCAATGCGCCTGGCGCGTGCTTCGCCGCCTTCGTTGCGAATACCTGGGATCGTCCGGTCAAGATCTCTGTCGAGCGTAACGGGATCCAGTACAACGCCGCCAACTTTGCCTATATCCCCGTCGTTCAAGGGCAGTCGGTCGATTACGAGCCTTACGACGACGCCGCCGGACTCGACGTCGGCCAGGTCGCGATCCTGTTCCTGTCGCGTAACAATTCTGGCGGCCCTGTGGCGCCACCTTGCCCGCGTACTCCGGCTGTCTCGGCGGAGACGGGGGTGAATACGACGGGAATGGGTAACGCCTTCCGCATCGAGACGGATTACCCTGTCGTGGCTTATCAGCTCGTGCCCTTCGGTGGTGGACAGACCAACGTGACAGGGGCCTCACTTCTCCTGCCTACGAGCGCCTGGGACACGAACTACATTACGATCAATGGCTTTGCCTCCTCAGAGCCCGAGGTCCAGAATGGCAATCCCTCGTTGACCGTCGTAGCTTCGCGGGATGGAACCGAGGTGAACCTACTCCCGGGGGTCAATGTCGTGGGAGGCAATGGCATCCCGGCCACGGTGGCTGGAACGATGGCAACTTACTCTCTGGACAAAGGGAGGTTCCTCCAGATCACCCAACCGGAAGAACTCACGGGGAGTCCGATCTCCTCGAATCATCCAGTCGGTGTTTGGGGAGCTCACTCCTGCATGATGGTCCCCAACACGGGCGTAGCCGATTGCGATTCATCACAGCAGCAGCTTGCCCCCGTTCGCGCGCTGGGGAGCGAGTACGCGCCGGCTCCCTATGTGAAACGAGGCGCCAATGATCCTCCCTTCTATCGGCTCATCGGTGCAGTCGATGGAACACAGTTGACCTGGACTCCGAGTGCCCCTCCAGGCGCTCCGACCTCCCTCAGCTTGGGCCAGGTAGCTCAGTTCTCTGCGCCCGACGCCTTCGTTGTTCGCAGCCAGGACAGCAGCCATCCATTCTATGCCGGTCAATACATGACAGGCGGTGCACAGTTTGCTGGTTCGACGGCCGGCATCGGCGACCCCGAGTGGGTCACGGTGATCCCTCCTTCCCAGTTCATGGACTATTACGCCTTCTTCACGGATGCGACGTACCCCGAGACCAGCATCGTGGTCGTCCGGACACGATCGAAGGTGGATGGCTCTTTCGCTGATGTGACCCTGGACTGCACCGGCCCTCTGACGGGGTGGCAGCCTTTTGGAGACTACGAGTACACCCAGGTTCGTCTAGTCACGGGTAACTTCCAGAGCGTCGACGGCTGCATGAATGGGCGTCACGAAATGTCCAGTACGCTGCCGTTTGGCGTGACCGTCTGGGGGTGGGGGACGACTTCGACGACCTCTCTCGTGTCCTATGCCTACCCCGCTGGGGCTGGGTTCCAGCCCATCAACGAGGTCGAGATTCCGACGGCGCCTCAGTGA
- a CDS encoding formylglycine-generating enzyme family protein, protein MRSVSGIGTMLRRKALEGGALALALALGGASCGWVLGLDEFVDAAAGGAGGEAPTSSTTSGGAQRCSQGARDCVGNTPRECADDVWVTQAPCSGGAPVCAGGACVVCVEEQRGCDGNRPRRCEEGAWVLETTCADPEPGCHEGTCVPASCAGGGPGAGTNCGLEGDRDCCASALVPGGKFNRSNDASYPATVRDFHLDVYEVTVGRFRAFVEAGKGTKADPPMEGDGAHPTLAGSGWRYEWNDSLEASTTLLRAALKCPYTWNWTDGVGPNEQRPIGCISWYEAFAFCAWDGGRLPTEAEWEHAAAGGSQQRQWPWGSEFDATRTSYRCLGDGDPSCTPNDLRPVGTYSPAGDGRWGHADLAGNAAEMMLDWHSTNPNYPLPCDDCAQLTAGTNKILKGGSAWAPTTSGLMSASRTWENPTTRGVILGVRCVRRF, encoded by the coding sequence ATGCGGAGCGTCAGTGGGATCGGGACGATGCTCAGACGAAAAGCCCTGGAAGGTGGCGCGCTTGCGCTTGCGCTTGCGCTCGGCGGAGCGAGCTGCGGCTGGGTTCTCGGGCTGGACGAGTTCGTGGATGCAGCGGCAGGTGGCGCAGGAGGAGAGGCGCCAACGAGCAGCACCACGAGCGGAGGCGCGCAGAGATGCTCCCAGGGGGCGCGTGACTGCGTGGGAAACACACCACGTGAGTGTGCCGACGACGTGTGGGTGACGCAGGCTCCTTGCAGCGGGGGCGCCCCCGTGTGCGCGGGGGGGGCGTGCGTCGTCTGCGTCGAGGAGCAGCGGGGCTGCGATGGCAACAGACCCCGACGCTGCGAGGAGGGCGCTTGGGTGCTCGAGACGACGTGCGCGGATCCCGAGCCAGGTTGCCATGAAGGGACCTGCGTTCCCGCGAGCTGCGCAGGAGGAGGCCCTGGTGCGGGGACGAACTGCGGGCTCGAGGGTGATCGCGACTGCTGTGCAAGCGCGCTGGTGCCTGGAGGGAAGTTCAACCGGAGCAACGATGCGAGTTACCCCGCGACGGTGCGCGACTTTCACCTCGATGTCTACGAGGTGACTGTCGGGCGGTTCCGGGCCTTCGTAGAGGCAGGCAAGGGGACCAAGGCTGACCCACCGATGGAGGGGGATGGAGCCCACCCGACGCTCGCAGGGAGTGGCTGGCGATACGAGTGGAACGATTCCTTGGAGGCAAGCACCACGTTGCTCAGGGCTGCGTTGAAGTGCCCTTACACCTGGAACTGGACCGACGGCGTGGGGCCCAATGAACAGCGTCCCATCGGGTGCATCTCCTGGTACGAGGCCTTCGCGTTCTGCGCCTGGGATGGAGGTCGACTCCCCACGGAAGCCGAGTGGGAACACGCGGCGGCTGGCGGCAGTCAGCAACGGCAATGGCCGTGGGGTTCGGAGTTTGACGCGACGAGGACGTCATACAGATGCCTCGGCGATGGCGATCCTTCATGCACGCCAAATGACCTGCGGCCAGTAGGCACGTATTCACCTGCTGGTGATGGGCGGTGGGGGCATGCAGATCTAGCTGGGAATGCTGCCGAGATGATGCTGGATTGGCATAGCACCAACCCGAACTATCCTCTTCCCTGTGACGACTGTGCTCAACTCACCGCAGGAACCAACAAGATCCTGAAAGGTGGAAGCGCTTGGGCTCCAACCACATCGGGTCTTATGAGCGCGAGTAGAACCTGGGAGAATCCCACCACGAGAGGCGTCATCCTCGGTGTGAGATGCGTACGGCGATTCTGA
- a CDS encoding OmpA family protein produces MQGRDVPSRQRRGWARRSVALVVAATALAPAVATAQDRTFYLDRLRIGGAPEDGLGVWRPEMGKQTRIFGQLGMGFSLNPLRTDNYVDDERLEEQLAGNPVDRQLITYFSAGAEFFDRVAIQASFPLIVNQAGAVTGEGADGRPVPGIREAVGPAPVAPMDLRLDARVIVFRTPDRAFKLAVTGAVFVPTGNEVEYGGDINVAGSLGLAAEYDFRKFFVTVNVGGAIRPPAQLHEFNVGSELTYGAAAYVPLLDDRLRVGAEIFGSFGLRSSTFGELDASPIEWMAAGKYFFTQKKQVFVGAGAGTRLSGGYAPDFRGLLVVGGAFNIADVETRAPDFRFVIEKEKDTDGDGYPDVIDLCPEDKEDGKAPKPSDGCPDMPDRDGDGIPDVVDLCPDEPEDMDGIDDRDGCPETDADQDGVPDAEDKCPKEPGQPVAEDPSKNGCPYYIRRITGSAEIQILKQVEFQFDSWTILPRSFPILDEVVRLFKANPEIKLVSIEGHTDNQGTVEYNQKLADSRANAVRLYLINRGVERQRLTSKGFGSTRPLDSNDTEQGRQRNRRVEFHIISQSIEGR; encoded by the coding sequence ATGCAGGGGAGAGATGTTCCGAGCCGCCAGCGGCGGGGGTGGGCGCGGCGCAGCGTTGCGCTGGTGGTAGCGGCTACGGCGCTCGCACCGGCGGTTGCGACGGCTCAGGACAGGACGTTCTATCTCGACCGGCTGCGCATCGGCGGCGCTCCCGAGGATGGCCTCGGCGTGTGGCGCCCCGAAATGGGCAAACAGACCCGCATCTTCGGTCAGCTCGGGATGGGGTTCTCCCTCAACCCCCTCCGCACCGACAACTACGTCGACGATGAGCGGCTCGAGGAGCAGCTCGCGGGCAACCCCGTCGACCGGCAGCTCATCACCTATTTCAGTGCCGGCGCCGAGTTCTTCGATCGCGTCGCCATTCAGGCCTCGTTCCCGCTGATCGTCAACCAGGCGGGGGCGGTCACGGGCGAGGGGGCTGACGGCAGACCTGTCCCAGGCATCCGTGAAGCCGTGGGACCCGCGCCGGTCGCCCCGATGGATCTCCGGCTCGACGCGCGCGTCATCGTGTTCCGCACGCCCGATCGTGCCTTCAAGCTGGCGGTGACGGGCGCCGTCTTCGTCCCCACCGGCAATGAGGTGGAGTACGGCGGCGACATCAACGTGGCGGGCTCCCTCGGCCTGGCCGCGGAGTACGACTTCCGCAAGTTCTTCGTCACCGTGAACGTCGGTGGCGCCATCAGGCCACCTGCGCAGCTCCACGAGTTCAACGTGGGCAGCGAGCTGACCTACGGCGCTGCGGCCTACGTGCCGCTGCTCGACGACCGACTTCGCGTCGGCGCGGAGATCTTCGGCTCGTTCGGCCTGCGCAGCTCGACGTTCGGCGAGCTCGACGCCTCGCCCATCGAGTGGATGGCTGCGGGCAAGTACTTCTTCACCCAGAAGAAGCAGGTCTTCGTCGGCGCTGGCGCCGGCACGCGTCTGTCGGGCGGTTATGCCCCTGATTTCCGCGGGCTCCTGGTCGTCGGTGGCGCCTTCAACATTGCCGACGTCGAGACGCGTGCGCCTGACTTCCGGTTCGTCATCGAAAAGGAGAAGGACACGGACGGCGACGGCTACCCCGACGTCATCGACCTCTGCCCGGAGGACAAGGAAGACGGCAAGGCCCCCAAGCCGAGTGATGGCTGCCCCGACATGCCCGATCGTGACGGTGACGGCATCCCGGACGTGGTCGATCTCTGCCCGGACGAGCCCGAGGACATGGACGGCATCGACGACCGCGACGGCTGCCCGGAGACGGACGCCGATCAGGACGGTGTGCCCGACGCCGAGGACAAGTGCCCGAAGGAGCCAGGCCAGCCTGTGGCCGAGGATCCGAGCAAGAACGGCTGCCCGTACTACATCCGCAGGATCACCGGTTCGGCCGAGATCCAGATCTTGAAGCAGGTCGAGTTCCAGTTCGACAGCTGGACCATCCTGCCCCGCAGCTTCCCGATTCTCGACGAAGTCGTGCGCCTCTTCAAAGCGAACCCCGAGATCAAGCTGGTCAGCATCGAGGGGCATACCGACAACCAGGGCACCGTCGAATACAACCAGAAGCTCGCCGACAGCCGAGCCAATGCCGTGCGTCTCTACCTCATCAACCGAGGCGTCGAGCGTCAGCGCCTGACCTCCAAGGGCTTCGGCTCCACCAGGCCGCTGGACTCCAACGACACCGAGCAGGGACGGCAGCGGAATCGCCGCGTCGAGTTCCACATCATCTCCCAGTCGATCGAAGGGCGCTGA
- a CDS encoding choice-of-anchor L domain-containing protein: MSRFALKMLGIAGVFGVFAACSATKGGDNSFGGSETTSSDGTSQGGHGAAGGDSGEGGIAIETGSGGGGSQPPCIDTPGVDDDGDGFADPEDCNDCDPNVNPAAMEVMTAEGADPVDEDCDGEIDNIAGTCDENLLVEDPDPMSAVRALDICRNAQGPRDWGLLGAAWVRANGTPLTAPTNQYGIQPNFGPNVSPRGGDRMLAISSGRARLPGQTGACTTESCNGHGLGTAPSGFPQSVTGCPVGSSINDDVGLQVHMRAPSNATGLRFNFRFYSFEYPEFVCMSYNDQFIALMNPAPAGAANGNISFDSMGNPVSVNVAFFDVCEGCPLGIADLLGTGFDTLDDAGATGWLATTAPVKGGQEVSLRFAIWDTGDQQYDSTALIDNFEWIATGGTVPVGTTPEPQ; encoded by the coding sequence ATGTCGCGATTCGCACTAAAAATGCTTGGTATTGCTGGAGTCTTCGGCGTCTTCGCGGCGTGCTCGGCGACGAAGGGGGGCGACAACTCCTTCGGAGGGTCCGAGACCACATCCAGCGACGGGACCTCGCAAGGGGGTCACGGCGCAGCGGGAGGAGACTCTGGTGAAGGCGGTATCGCCATCGAGACGGGCTCGGGCGGCGGGGGGTCTCAGCCTCCGTGCATCGATACCCCCGGCGTCGACGACGACGGTGATGGCTTCGCCGATCCCGAGGACTGCAACGACTGCGACCCCAACGTGAACCCTGCCGCGATGGAGGTCATGACGGCGGAAGGAGCCGATCCCGTCGACGAGGACTGCGATGGCGAGATCGACAACATTGCGGGGACTTGCGACGAGAACCTCCTCGTCGAAGACCCCGACCCCATGAGCGCCGTGCGCGCCCTCGACATCTGCCGAAATGCGCAAGGCCCCCGGGACTGGGGCCTGCTCGGTGCGGCCTGGGTGCGAGCGAACGGCACTCCTCTGACCGCGCCCACCAATCAGTACGGCATTCAGCCCAACTTCGGGCCCAATGTCTCGCCCCGCGGTGGCGATCGCATGCTGGCCATCTCCTCCGGCCGCGCCAGGCTCCCGGGGCAGACGGGGGCCTGCACGACCGAGAGCTGCAATGGTCACGGCCTGGGCACGGCGCCTTCAGGCTTCCCGCAGAGCGTGACGGGGTGCCCGGTCGGCAGCAGCATCAACGATGACGTCGGCCTCCAGGTCCACATGAGGGCGCCCTCCAATGCGACGGGCCTGCGATTCAACTTCCGCTTCTATTCGTTCGAGTATCCCGAATTCGTCTGCATGTCCTACAATGACCAGTTCATTGCCCTGATGAACCCGGCCCCCGCAGGTGCAGCCAACGGGAACATCTCGTTCGACAGCATGGGCAACCCGGTCAGCGTCAACGTCGCGTTCTTCGATGTCTGCGAAGGGTGCCCCCTGGGCATCGCCGATCTCCTCGGCACCGGCTTCGACACCCTGGACGATGCAGGCGCGACGGGGTGGCTGGCGACCACGGCGCCCGTGAAGGGCGGACAGGAGGTCTCTCTCCGCTTCGCGATCTGGGACACCGGCGACCAGCAGTACGACTCGACGGCCCTCATCGACAACTTCGAGTGGATCGCCACCGGCGGCACCGTTCCCGTGGGGACCACGCCGGAGCCGCAGTAA
- a CDS encoding MopE-related protein, whose translation MSTSSFVTAQGGRWSAMKRGWLSLALAFTAVVSGAGAAGCNNPAYCFTDCPGDTTTSSGTQGTGGNGEGGCLLDCGNGGSGADGQGGSGNCIPDDPPNEVCDLRDNDCNGLVDDIPGIDYESLTSCGTCSKNCLQELLNNDLGTIQCIPSQNPGTTPGQCVGSCAADYHDLDGNGSCEYYCLGGSQPESICNNIDDDCDGLIDEEVNYCDSVTDCGACGYACNVLHGTPTCVNNGASPCTLLNTHCAIDACDCTGPGNCWHDLDGVYATGCEYQCFPTGPELCGDGIDNDCDGLLDGADDLSQDPAIGIACQGGAEGVCADPAHAGVTACVNGLVTCVGPNVIVPNQLQESCNNLDDNCDGVIDNNPVDVGGACGVSNIFPCSLGTFQCVNGAPSCVGAVPPGLEICNGIDDDCDGMIDFTVATNSPPSDVGNACGVYPPPPQGATSPCSAGTTACVGGLIACQGAVGPLASSDTCGIDANCDGTLTNQPNLNTDVANCGACGNNCYAGAVHSIQACVNGVCQSQGCQPGYWDLDGDGLCEYACTFTQAQEVCNGVDDNCNGQIDEGVIAPSPVQVCGVSPSATRPECTSGVTVTCNNGAWQCAFPPGVCTGGNCAATPEVCDTLDNNCNGVVNENFPNWGKPCNSDDGVQPGHGACRTTGTFVCNGPNAVACNAVKADCATLPGGCTELCDGIDNDCDGLVDETFNDKGQNATHFVRPSVTRVSPTRWMYRYESSRANALATDPGSGNGFHCSGNGCTGVPTAPSGVTLDRTRSCSVQNRLPWFNVTPVEAEQTCQAVGGFLCDTSLWTTSCQAGANCTWGYSPTGTTCTTVATTSKRCNLGPTFDTDPSLPGDQDALLVTGSPLLSNCWANWGAGGNLFDITGNLREITKSGPNTYPLMGGAFNTAAENGATCSFRYYTVDEVFKLFDTGFRCCFSADPTL comes from the coding sequence ATGAGCACGTCGTCCTTCGTCACTGCGCAGGGGGGTCGGTGGTCCGCAATGAAACGGGGCTGGCTGTCGCTCGCCCTCGCTTTCACGGCGGTGGTCTCCGGGGCAGGCGCCGCGGGATGCAACAACCCGGCGTACTGCTTCACCGACTGCCCTGGGGACACCACCACGTCCTCGGGAACGCAGGGCACGGGCGGCAACGGCGAGGGCGGCTGCTTGCTCGACTGCGGGAACGGCGGCAGCGGCGCCGACGGTCAGGGCGGCAGTGGCAACTGCATCCCCGACGATCCGCCCAACGAGGTCTGCGACCTCCGCGACAACGACTGCAATGGCCTCGTCGATGACATCCCCGGCATCGACTACGAAAGCCTCACGTCCTGCGGCACCTGCAGCAAGAACTGCCTCCAGGAGCTGCTCAACAACGACCTCGGCACCATCCAGTGCATCCCCAGCCAGAACCCGGGCACGACTCCGGGTCAGTGCGTCGGCAGCTGCGCCGCCGACTACCACGACCTCGATGGCAACGGCTCCTGCGAGTACTACTGCCTCGGCGGCAGCCAGCCCGAGAGCATCTGCAACAACATCGATGACGACTGCGATGGCCTCATCGACGAAGAGGTCAACTACTGCGACAGCGTCACCGACTGCGGCGCCTGTGGCTACGCCTGCAACGTGCTCCATGGCACCCCCACCTGCGTCAACAATGGCGCCTCGCCTTGCACGCTGCTCAACACCCACTGCGCCATCGACGCCTGCGACTGCACCGGGCCCGGCAACTGCTGGCACGATCTCGACGGCGTCTACGCCACGGGCTGCGAGTACCAGTGCTTCCCCACCGGACCCGAACTCTGCGGGGACGGCATCGACAACGACTGCGATGGCCTCCTCGATGGTGCCGACGATCTCAGCCAGGATCCCGCCATCGGCATTGCTTGCCAGGGCGGCGCCGAAGGTGTCTGCGCCGACCCCGCCCACGCCGGCGTCACCGCGTGCGTCAACGGCCTCGTCACCTGCGTCGGCCCGAACGTCATCGTCCCCAACCAGCTCCAGGAGAGCTGCAACAACCTCGATGACAACTGCGATGGCGTCATCGACAACAACCCCGTCGATGTCGGCGGCGCCTGCGGCGTCAGCAACATCTTCCCCTGCTCTCTCGGCACCTTCCAGTGCGTCAACGGCGCGCCCTCCTGCGTCGGCGCCGTGCCCCCGGGCCTCGAGATCTGCAACGGCATCGACGACGACTGCGACGGCATGATCGACTTCACCGTCGCCACCAACTCTCCGCCCTCCGACGTCGGCAATGCGTGCGGGGTCTATCCCCCGCCACCGCAGGGCGCCACCAGCCCGTGCTCGGCGGGAACCACCGCCTGCGTCGGCGGCCTCATCGCCTGCCAGGGGGCCGTCGGACCGCTCGCGTCCTCCGACACCTGCGGCATCGACGCCAACTGCGACGGCACCCTCACCAACCAGCCCAACCTCAACACCGACGTCGCCAACTGCGGTGCGTGCGGCAACAACTGCTATGCGGGCGCCGTCCACTCCATCCAGGCCTGCGTCAACGGCGTCTGTCAGTCCCAGGGCTGCCAGCCGGGCTACTGGGATCTCGATGGCGACGGCCTCTGCGAGTACGCCTGCACCTTCACCCAGGCACAGGAGGTCTGCAACGGCGTCGACGACAACTGCAATGGCCAGATCGACGAGGGCGTCATCGCTCCCTCCCCCGTCCAGGTCTGCGGGGTCAGCCCCTCCGCCACCAGGCCCGAGTGCACCTCTGGCGTCACCGTCACCTGCAACAACGGCGCGTGGCAGTGCGCTTTCCCGCCCGGCGTCTGCACCGGCGGCAACTGCGCCGCGACCCCCGAGGTCTGCGACACGCTCGACAACAACTGCAACGGCGTCGTCAACGAGAACTTCCCCAACTGGGGCAAGCCCTGCAACAGCGACGATGGCGTGCAGCCAGGTCATGGGGCCTGCCGCACCACGGGCACCTTCGTCTGCAATGGTCCGAACGCCGTCGCTTGCAATGCCGTCAAGGCCGACTGCGCCACCCTTCCGGGTGGCTGCACCGAGCTGTGCGATGGCATCGACAACGACTGCGATGGCCTCGTCGACGAGACCTTCAATGACAAGGGCCAGAACGCCACCCACTTCGTCCGGCCCTCCGTCACGCGTGTCTCGCCGACACGCTGGATGTACCGCTACGAGTCGAGCCGCGCGAACGCGCTCGCGACGGATCCGGGCAGCGGAAACGGGTTCCACTGCTCGGGGAACGGTTGCACCGGCGTGCCGACGGCCCCCAGCGGTGTGACGCTCGATCGGACACGCTCGTGCTCGGTCCAGAACCGGCTGCCCTGGTTCAACGTGACGCCCGTCGAGGCCGAGCAGACCTGCCAGGCCGTGGGCGGGTTCCTGTGCGACACGTCGCTCTGGACCACGAGCTGCCAGGCCGGGGCCAACTGCACGTGGGGCTACAGCCCGACCGGGACCACCTGCACGACGGTGGCGACCACGTCGAAGCGCTGCAACCTGGGGCCGACCTTCGATACGGACCCGAGCTTGCCAGGTGATCAGGACGCGCTGCTGGTCACGGGCTCTCCGTTGCTGTCGAACTGCTGGGCCAACTGGGGCGCCGGGGGCAATCTCTTCGACATCACCGGCAATCTGCGGGAGATCACGAAGAGCGGGCCGAACACGTATCCCTTGATGGGCGGCGCCTTCAACACGGCCGCGGAGAACGGGGCGACGTGCAGCTTCCGGTACTACACGGTCGATGAGGTGTTCAAACTGTTCGACACGGGCTTCCGCTGCTGCTTCTCGGCGGATCCGACGCTCTAG